In Ptychodera flava strain L36383 chromosome 21, AS_Pfla_20210202, whole genome shotgun sequence, a genomic segment contains:
- the LOC139122030 gene encoding sperm-specific protein PHI-2B/PHI-3-like: protein MAESSAPVKKTKAKAAPSHPKTLDMVVEAIKSLKDTKGSSIQAIKGYILSHYPTVSQSHLTSSLRRALKTGLESGKLVRPKGSTATGVTGRLRVGKLPEKPKKKPVKKKAPKKKPVKKPMAKKPKKADKTKKTPKKTGVKKAAKKKTPKKADKKAKKPAKKATAKKTPKKASKPKKPVAKKAKK from the coding sequence ATGGCTGAATCAAGCGCTCCCGTGAAGAAGACCAAGGCCAAGGCCGCACCATCTCATCCCAAGACTCTTGACATGGTTGTTGAAGCCATCAAGTCCCTGAAAGACACCAAAGGTAGTTCAATCCAGGCCATCAAAGGTTACATTCTGTCTCACTATCCTACCGTCAGTCAATCTCACCTCACATCAAGTCTTCGACGTGCATTGAAAACCGGTCTAGAATCTGGTAAACTGGTCCGTCCAAAGGGTTCAACTGCAACTGGTGTCACAGGTCGTCTTCGAGTTGGTAAGCTGCCAGAGAAACCGAAAAAGAAACCCGTGAAGAAGAAGGCTCCAAAGAAGAAGCCAGTTAAGAAACCCATGGCAAAGAAACCAAAGAAGGCTGATAAGACGAAGAAGACACCAAAGAAAACAGGAGTCAAGAAAGCAGCCAAGAAGAAGACTCCAAAGAAAGCCGACAAGAAAGCAAAGAAACCAGCCAAGAAGGCCACAGCCAAGAAAACTCCAAAGAAGGCTTCCAAACCAAAGAAGCCAGTTGCAAAGAAAGCCAAGAAGTAA